One window of the Salvelinus alpinus chromosome 13, SLU_Salpinus.1, whole genome shotgun sequence genome contains the following:
- the coa4 gene encoding cytochrome c oxidase assembly factor 4 homolog, mitochondrial has protein sequence MASPSPHDRSRRPSEDQDEEDPVDQMISRTGCGELHYAVQECMAEHQDWRKCQNQVQTFKDCMMTFQKARKEQLMKQRPSTESA, from the coding sequence ATGGCCTCCCCTTCACCCCACGACCGGAGTCGTCGCCCCAGCGAGGACCAGGATGAGGAGGACCCAGTGGACCAGATGATCAGCAGGACAGGATGTGGGGAGCTGCACTACGCCGTCCAGGAGTGCATGGCCGAGCACCAGGACTGGAGGAAGTGTCAGAACCAGGTCCAGACCTTTAAAGACTGTATGATGACCTTCCAGAAGGCCCGGAAGGAACAGCTGATGAAGCAGAGGCCGTCCACAGAATCGGCTTAG
- the LOC139537922 gene encoding olfactory receptor 2A12-like: MAHEQSVLVTSNATFVRPSYFYINGFEDIPHIKYYYVFLGLVYAVTVLANSFIMAVIYLARNLHTAKYVVVFNLAVTDLCGSTALIPKLIETFLFEKQYISYEACLSSMFCVYVFMTMQSLSLLTLAYDRFVAIVFPLRYHVIVTRTSMAVILVVLWLFTLALISFTVSLITRLSFCGSLAIKSFFCDHGPTYTLSCNDNSLNNIMAWVCFLVVMCIPIILIVLTYICIAIALIRIATGEERVKAMRTCTSHLILVAIFYLPMVGNNIAAVVSYIHPNARIINNSLTQTLPSMLNPIIYSLRTEEVLDSVRKLYNIYSLRTEEVLDSVRKLYKRNKGN; encoded by the exons ATGGCTCACGAGCAGTCAGTCCTTGTCACTTCCAATGCCACATTCGTTCGTCCGTCATATTTCTACATTAATGGTTTCGAGGACATCCCTCACATCAAATACTACTATGTGTTCCTGGGTCTGGTCTACGCCGTGACAGTCCTGGCTAACTCCTTCATCATGGCAGTTATCTACCTGGCCAGGAACCTCCACACGGCCAA GTACGTCGTAGTCTTCAACCTGGCTGTGACAGACCTGTGTGGAAGCACGGCTCTCATCCCTAAGCTCATAGAGACTTTTCTGTTTGAGAAGCAGTACATCTCCTACGAGGCCTGTCTCAGTAGCATGTTCTGTGTCTATGTCTTCATGActatgcagtctctctctctcctcaccctggcCTACGACCGGTTCGTTGCCATCGTCTTTCCTCTCAG GTACCACGTTATTGTGACCAGAACGTCCATGGCGGTGATTCTAGTAGTACTGTGGCTGTTCACGCTGGCTTTGATATCCTTCACTGTTAGCCTCATAACTCGCCTCTCCTTCTGTGGCTCTCTGGCGATAAAGAGCTTCTTCTGTGACCATGGCCCCACCTACACACTGTCCTGCAACGACAACTCTCTCAACAACATCATGGCTTGGGTCTGTTTCCTGGTGGTAATGTGTATCCCCATCATACTGATAGTCCTCACGTATATCTGCATTGCCATCGCGTTGATCAGGATCGCCACGGGGGAGGAGAGGGTTAAAGCCATGAGAACATGTACCTCTCACCTAATTCTGGTGGCCATCTTCTATCTGCCCATGGTGGGTAATAACATAGCTGCAGTAGTCAGCTACATACATCCTAATGCCAGGATCATCAACAACTCATTGACCCAGACCTTGCCTTCTATGTTGAACCCTATCATATACTCACTGAGGACAGAGGAGGTCCTGGACTCCGTCAGAAAGCTTTACAACATATACTCACTGAGGACAGAGGAGGTCCTGGACTCTGTCAGAAAGCTTTACAAAAGGAACAAGGGGAACTGA
- the LOC139536749 gene encoding uncharacterized protein codes for MPPDHPQTTPRTPPQTTTPRPPPDHHQTTTPDHPQTTTPRPPPDQPQTTTRRPPPPDHPQIIPRPPADHPQTTQRPHPRPPADNAQTKPQTTLRPPPDHHPRPPPDHLQIIPRPPPDHHQTTTADHPQTTTPDHHQTTTADHPQTTPRPPPDHHRRPPPDHHQTTTPDHPQTTTRPPPQTTPRPPPDHHPRPPPDHHRRPPPDHPQTTPPDHPKTTPRPPPQTTTRPPPQTTPRPPPDHPQTTPDHPQTTPRPPSDHPQTTLRPPPNHPQTTRRQRSDHPQTTPRPPPQTTPRPPPDHHPQTTPRPPPDHPRPPPDHPQTTPRPPSDHPQTTPRPLADNAQTTPRPPPDHPPRPPPDHPQTTPPDHPQTTPRPPPPDHPPRPPPDHHPQTTTPDHPQTTPRPPPDHPQTTPRPPSDHPQTTPRPPPDHPQTTPRPPPDHPQTTPRPPPDHPQTTPRPPPDHPQTTTPRPPSDHTQITPKIFY; via the coding sequence ATGCCCCCAGACCACCCCCAGACCACACCCAGAACACCACCGCAGACCACCACCCCCAGACCACCCCCAGACCACCACCAGACCACCACCCCAGACCACCCCCAGACCACCACCCCCAGACCACCCCCAGACCAACCCCAGACCACCACCCGCAGACCACCACCCCCAGACCACCCGCAGATCATCCCCAGACCACCCGCAGATCATCCCCAGACCACCCAAAGACCACACCCCAGACCACCCGCAGACAACGCTCAGACCAAACCCCAGACCACCCTCAGACCACCACCAGACCACCACCCCAGACCACCCCCAGACCACCTCCAGATCATCCCCAGACCACCCCCAGACCACCACCAGACCACCACCGCAGACCACCCCCAGACCACCACCCCAGACCACCACCAGACCACCACCGCAGACCACCCCCAGACCACCCCCAGACCACCACCAGACCACCACCGCAGACCACCCCCAGACCACCACCAGACCACCACCCCAGACCACCCCCAGACCACCACCAGACCACCACCCCAGACCACCCCCAGACCACCCCCAGACCACCACCCCAGACCACCACCAGACCACCACCGCAGACCACCCCCAGACCACCCCCAGACCACCCCCCCAGACCACCCCAAGACCACCCCCAGACCACCACCCCAGACCACCACCAGACCACCACCGCAGACCACCCCCAGACCACCCCCAGACCACCCCCAGACCACCCCAGACCACCCTCAGACCACCCCCAGACCACCCTCAGACCACCCCCAGACCACCCTCAGACCACCCCCAAACCACCCCCAGACCACTCGCAGACAACGCTCAGACCACCCCCAGACCACCCCCAGACCACCCCCCCAGACCACCCCCAGACCACCCCCAGACCACCACCCCCAGACCACCCCCAGACCACCCCCAGACCACCCCAGACCACCCCCAGACCACCCTCAGACCACCCCCAGACCACCCTCAGACCACCCCCAGACCACCCCCAGACCACTCGCAGACAACGCTCAGACCACCCCCAGACCACCCCCAGACCACCCCCCCAGACCACCCCCAGACCACCCCCAGACCACCCCCCCAGACCACCCCCAGACCACCCCCAGACCACCACCCCCAGACCACCCCCCCAGACCACCCCCAGACCACCACCCCCAGACCACCACCCCAGACCACCCTCAGACCACCCCCAGACCACCCCCAGACCACCCTCAGACCACCCCCAGACCACCCTCAGACCACCCCCAGACCACCCCCAGACCACCCCCAGACCACCCTCAGACCACCCCCAGACCACCCCCAGACCACCCTCAGACCACCCCCAGACCACCCCCAGACCACCCTCAGACCACCCCCAGACCACCCCCAGACCACCCCCAGACCACCACCCCCAGACCACCCTCAGACCACACGCAGATCACCCCAaaaattttttactag